Within the Oryctolagus cuniculus chromosome 19, mOryCun1.1, whole genome shotgun sequence genome, the region GGACCTGCCgggtgtggggcaggggaggtAGGGAACGTTTGCCCTGACCTCCAGGCAAGGGGGCCCCGCTCACTGGCAGCCCGTGGGAAGGCTCAGCTCACCGGTCCTGCCTGCCTGTCTTACCCAGGAACTTGCTACCAGCACCATGCCTCACTCCCATCCAGCGCTGACCCCGGAGCAGAAGAAGGAGCTGTCCGACATCGCCCACCGCATTGTGGCTCCGGGCAAGGGCATCCTGGCTGCAGATGAGTCCACCGGTGCGCTGTGGTACGGGAGGAGGGCCCAAGGCCGAGAGCGTGGTGGGCTGATGCCCTCATTGTCCCCGTGTGATGCCCTTCCCCAGGGAGCATCGCCAAGAGGCTGCAGTCCATCGGCACCGAGAACACGGAAGAGAACCGGCGTTTCTACCGCCAGCTGCTGCTGACCGCGGATGACCGCGTGAACCCCTGCATCGGGGGCGTCATCCTCTTCCACGAGACCCTCTACCAGAAGGCGGACGATGGGCGTCCCTTCCCGCAAGTTATCAAGTCCAAGGGCGGTGTTGTGGGCATCAAGGTGAGGGCGCGCAGGATCTGGGAGAACGCAGTCCGTACAGGCAGGGTGTGCATCCCGGCTGGGGAGCCTGGCAGACCGGGGCGGAGTCTGCAGTGGACCGTGCCTGCTGGACGTGTTTCACCCTCAGGGGTCCAAGCAGGGTACTGGTCTTTGGTTTGCTCACAGTTAGCCAGTGCCAGAGCTCCGGTCTCCTAATAATAGACAATCCAGTTAGCATGCATTTCCCGTTCCAGCACATCCCGCCTCCCCGGACTGCGTGGTGGTATTAGGTGACGATGTTTGCAAGCCCTGAGATGCCGCTGCAGAGGTTGACCTGAACTTGGGggagcagaggaactgggactagTTTATCTCCCTTGTCTCATGTcattgccctcccacccccatcccaatAGGTAGACAAGGGCGTGGTACCTCTGGCAGGAACTAATGGCGAGACCACCACCCAAGGTGAGACCTGCTTGGCTCCCTCCCCTGCTAGCCCAGCCCCCTagcttggttgcccctcttgggTGTGGACAGGGTCCAGTACGTAGGAGCCGCATATCCCTCCCCTCAACAGCTTGCCCTGATGGCTCTGTCTCCCCTTCAGGGTTGGATGGGCTGTCTGAGCGCTGTGCCCAGTACAAGAAAGATGGAGCCGACTTCGCCAAGTGGCGTTGCGTGCTGAAGATTGGGGAACACACCCCCTCAGCCCTCGCCATCATGGAGAATGCCAACGTCCTGGCCCGTTACGCCAGCATCTGCCAGCAGGTGGGCTacctcccacctcccttgggctccCCTGGCAGCTCTCTTGGCCATGCTTCTGCCAGgatgtcctcccccccccccaaagcagCTCCTGCTGAGACTCGCCAGGCATCACACCTGTTCCGGCGCAGATGTTCCGGGGGCGCTgtgaggcagagggcagaggagcgGGGGTGGCGTGGGTGGATCTGTAATCCACCGAGGGCTTGAGTCCCTGTCCTCCCCGAGATCGGATGTAGCCGGGGAGAGCTGTCTGGAGAGCTTGCGTTAGGAGGCCTCACcctgtccctcccctgccccctacaGAATGGCATTGTGCCCATTGTGGAGCCCGAAATCCTCCCCGATGGGGACCACGACCTGAAGCGCTGCCAGTATGTCACTGAGAAGGTAAGTGAGCCtgggtggccagcactgggcagccGGGGCTTGGGGCCCTGGGGCTGACCCCTGTCCTCTATCCCACGCCCGTTTCGGCCCTGTGCTGCTCTAGGTGCTGGCCGCCGTCTACAAGGCTCTGAGTGATCACCACATCTACCTGGAAGGCACCTTGCTGAAGCCCAACATGGTAACCCCTGGCCATGCCTGCACCCAGAAGTATTCTCACGAGGAGATTGCCATGGCAACCGTCACAGCGCTGCGCCGCACGGTGCCCCCCGCTGTCACTGGTGAGGCCTGCACCCCCCAACCTTGGTCTCTGGGAGATAGATGATGAACTGTTGCCATACCCTTGAAGCCGTTTGGTTCGatttccagaagcttccagtAAATGGGTCTCTGACAGTAGCTTCCCCCTCCTGCCCCATTTCACCTGTTCTACAGGAGTTACCTTCCTGTCTGGAGGTCAGAGTGAGGAGGAGGCATCCATCAACCTCAACGCCATCAACAAGTGCCCTCTGCTGAAGCCGTGGGCCCTGACCTTCTCCTACGGCCGTGCCCTGCAGGCCTCGGCTCTGAAGGcctggggtgggaagaaggagaaCCTGAAGGCTGCCCAGGAGGAGTACGTGAAGCGGGCCCTGGCCAACAGCCTCGCCTGCCAAGGGAAGTACACCCCGAGTGGTCAGGCCGGGGCCGCGGCCAGCGAGTCCCTCTTCATCTCTAACCACGCCTACTAAGTGGAGGTGTTCTAAGGCCGCCCCCTCAACACTCCAGGCTCCAGCACCggcccccctacacacacactcgCTCTTGAAGAGGGAGCCTTCTTGGGGGTTCCAGGCTGTGTTTCCCACCACTCTTGCCTCCCTCGTGACTTTGGTgtgtggtattgtctgtgtacGCTATAACTCCATCACTTTCCAGCCCACTGCCAATAAACAGCTATTTAAGGGGGAGTCGGCTGTCTGTGCTTATGCTGTCTGTCTTGGGCAAGGAAGCGCTCACTGGCCGATGGAAGGGCCTAAAGAGTGACCTTGTGTTGGTGTTCCTCGGGCAGGAAAGGGCTGAAGGGAGCGGGGGGGGACCTGCCTGCTGTTATACTTGCACACATACTTCAAGAAAAGCAGAACAGGCGAAATTTTCTTCTAGCAGCCAGACTCCGCCCCTTCTAACAGCACCTGATAGAGGCTCCCAAGCCTCACTTTTAGGCCCAGAACTCCAGGGTGCAGAAGGCCCCTGTGATCAAAATAACCCATGGTAAAAGTTGACCTACCCTGAGTGCTAGGAGCCAGGCCTGGGATAGGTAGCCTCTGAGCAGGTGCTGTCATTCCCAGTTTATGTTGaagactgtcttccactgcttcttggTGAAGACAGGAATATTTAATGCATTCATCGGCTCCATCTATACACCTGGCTTTACGTTTCCTCACCTTAAAGATGGGATTAGAAACCGCTTTTTAGTTCCCCCTGGGCTACATagaatctcacacacacacacacccccccccaagAACCTGGAGTCCTCTCTAGCATCCCGCTGTGTGCAGATACACACAGTTCAATGGCGGCGCTCAGGTTCCGAGTTAacagacctctctgtaactgctgtATTCCATGGAGCCAGAAGAATAAGCTGGATGCGTCCTCCTATACCAGGCCTGGAGCCCTTCCCCACTCACCCAGCGCAGCAGTAGCTACACAGGGTCTTAGCCATCGCAGATCTCGGCCATGAGTAGGAAGCGTGCTACATCTGCTGTTTGCCAGATGGTCCTCTACCGCTTCACCTCTAGGCTTTCCACTGCAAGCTACCctcgtacacacacacacacacacacacaacctagaTCTTTCTAATCGCTGTACCTACAGACTCCTTGCAATGATCCACCTAGAACGCACCTAGGACCTTCCAGAAGTTTAAAAACTCAGTTCCTCTTTTCTCAAAATGGAGCATCATTTactagaaaaactaaaaaaaaaaaaaaagcttctgcctgccccccccccccaagaaacgggaagcaggattttaaaaaaatgccagttTGAGTAGTTTGAGAATTTCGTGACCATCTGATAGAAATGAATTCACAACTTTCC harbors:
- the ALDOA gene encoding fructose-bisphosphate aldolase A isoform X1, producing MAKRKPDGSSFNMTRLSLALAFSFPPGASGQPHPQPQLGNTQQQTELGQELATSTMPHSHPALTPEQKKELSDIAHRIVAPGKGILAADESTGSIAKRLQSIGTENTEENRRFYRQLLLTADDRVNPCIGGVILFHETLYQKADDGRPFPQVIKSKGGVVGIKVDKGVVPLAGTNGETTTQGLDGLSERCAQYKKDGADFAKWRCVLKIGEHTPSALAIMENANVLARYASICQQNGIVPIVEPEILPDGDHDLKRCQYVTEKVLAAVYKALSDHHIYLEGTLLKPNMVTPGHACTQKYSHEEIAMATVTALRRTVPPAVTGVTFLSGGQSEEEASINLNAINKCPLLKPWALTFSYGRALQASALKAWGGKKENLKAAQEEYVKRALANSLACQGKYTPSGQAGAAASESLFISNHAY
- the ALDOA gene encoding fructose-bisphosphate aldolase A isoform X2 — translated: MPHSHPALTPEQKKELSDIAHRIVAPGKGILAADESTGSIAKRLQSIGTENTEENRRFYRQLLLTADDRVNPCIGGVILFHETLYQKADDGRPFPQVIKSKGGVVGIKVDKGVVPLAGTNGETTTQGLDGLSERCAQYKKDGADFAKWRCVLKIGEHTPSALAIMENANVLARYASICQQNGIVPIVEPEILPDGDHDLKRCQYVTEKVLAAVYKALSDHHIYLEGTLLKPNMVTPGHACTQKYSHEEIAMATVTALRRTVPPAVTGVTFLSGGQSEEEASINLNAINKCPLLKPWALTFSYGRALQASALKAWGGKKENLKAAQEEYVKRALANSLACQGKYTPSGQAGAAASESLFISNHAY